A window of Clostridium botulinum BKT015925 contains these coding sequences:
- a CDS encoding solute:sodium symporter family transporter produces MLLTISSFLAFTIIVAIISYIKTKGSDSTAKGYFLAGRGLSATVIASSMVLTSLSTEQLVGVNGDSYASNFSIMAWTVVSIIPLIVLAVYLLPKYLKGGFTTIPEFFQERYDEKTRRLMSILFLIGYTFVMIPGSLYSGAIAFTKIFNVSEMFHLSFSASLWLVVWITGIIGGIYAIFGGLKAVAVSDTLNGIGLFIGGLFIPVFGLLFIGKGNVMHGLNIILTEHPEKLNAIGSASSSTPWTTIFTGILIVNFFYWSTNQAIVQRSLAAKNLAAGQKGILMAGVMLLLLPVILNLPGTIAYIVFGDSLAKADFAYPALVAKVLPKCLLGFFTATILGAILSTFNSFVNSAATLFCVDIYKPKIKPHATDDEMIKMAKIVSTIIALISMFIAPLLQYGSDGIFLILRRFAGFFNIPIVALVCIGFLNKTVSGKAARITVYLHIILYYSLVWVFKVNVNFTHIMGALFAFDVILMLVLSLKFKRTTPYVPNKVNKSNVDLHYWKYSMLAGLLLAFALIYMYGVLSPIGIATKTPNGKFGMYSLIYWMIVLPITLVCHNAFVKKCIKAKVNEVSEIA; encoded by the coding sequence ATGCTTTTAACTATCAGCTCTTTTTTAGCATTTACGATTATAGTTGCGATTATTTCTTACATTAAAACGAAAGGTAGTGATAGTACAGCAAAAGGGTATTTTTTAGCAGGAAGAGGATTGTCGGCAACTGTAATTGCAAGTTCTATGGTTCTTACAAGTTTATCTACAGAACAATTGGTAGGTGTTAATGGAGATTCTTATGCTTCAAACTTTTCTATTATGGCTTGGACTGTAGTATCTATAATACCATTAATAGTTTTAGCAGTATATCTGTTACCTAAATATCTTAAAGGTGGATTTACAACAATACCAGAATTTTTTCAAGAAAGATATGATGAAAAAACAAGAAGATTAATGTCAATATTATTTTTAATAGGATATACATTTGTTATGATTCCAGGATCATTATATTCAGGTGCAATAGCTTTTACAAAAATATTTAATGTTTCTGAAATGTTTCATTTAAGTTTTTCAGCTTCTTTATGGTTAGTCGTTTGGATTACAGGAATTATTGGAGGAATCTATGCAATATTTGGAGGATTAAAAGCAGTAGCGGTGTCTGATACTTTGAATGGTATTGGATTATTTATAGGTGGATTATTCATACCTGTTTTTGGTCTTTTATTTATAGGAAAAGGAAATGTAATGCATGGATTGAATATAATTTTAACTGAACATCCAGAAAAGCTTAATGCTATTGGTTCTGCAAGTTCATCAACTCCATGGACTACAATTTTTACAGGAATACTTATTGTAAATTTCTTCTATTGGAGTACAAACCAAGCTATAGTACAAAGATCATTGGCAGCTAAAAATTTAGCAGCTGGACAAAAAGGAATATTAATGGCAGGGGTTATGTTACTGTTATTACCAGTAATATTAAACTTACCAGGAACTATTGCTTATATTGTATTTGGTGATAGTCTTGCAAAAGCAGATTTTGCTTATCCAGCTTTAGTTGCTAAGGTTCTACCTAAATGTCTTTTAGGATTTTTTACAGCTACTATTTTAGGGGCAATACTAAGTACTTTCAATTCATTTGTAAATAGTGCTGCTACATTATTCTGTGTAGATATATATAAGCCTAAAATAAAGCCTCATGCAACAGATGATGAAATGATTAAAATGGCTAAGATTGTAAGTACAATAATAGCATTAATATCTATGTTTATAGCTCCATTACTTCAATATGGATCAGATGGAATATTCTTAATACTAAGAAGGTTTGCCGGATTTTTCAACATTCCAATAGTAGCTCTTGTATGTATAGGATTTTTAAATAAAACTGTTTCAGGAAAAGCTGCAAGAATAACAGTTTATCTTCATATAATTTTATACTATTCTTTAGTTTGGGTATTTAAAGTTAACGTAAACTTTACTCATATAATGGGCGCATTATTTGCATTTGATGTTATTTTAATGTTAGTACTATCATTAAAATTCAAAAGAACAACTCCATATGTTCCAAATAAGGTGAATAAGTCAAATGTAGATTTGCATTATTGGAAGTATTCAATGTTAGCAGGATTATTACTAGCTTTCGCATTAATATATATGTATGGTGTTTTATCACCAATAGGAATAGCAACAAAAACACCTAATGGAAAGTTTGGAATGTATTCGTTGATTTATTGGATGATAGTTTTACCTATTACGTTAGTATGCCACAATGCATTTGTTAAAAAATGTATTAAAGCTAAGGTTAATGAAGTTTCAGAAATAGCTTAA
- a CDS encoding sulfatase family protein → MKKKNILLITSDQQHWNTIGAFNKEIKTPNLDRLVKEGTTFSRAYCPNPTCTPTRCTMITGLYPSQHGGWSLGTKMPENTLTIGDILQDNDYRTALVGKAHFQHNLQNEKYPSLEAMPILHDLDFWRKFDEKFYGFEHIELTRNHTVEFLVGQHYAIWMEDNGLKNWKDYFQPPIGNLDPNAKRLWDIPEKFHYDNWIAERTNSLLEQYKDNNENFFLWSSFFDPHPPYFVPEPWASMYSSDDITLPHYLDGEHTTTSPILKKTQEKDPDFSEYYEPQDKNWLHGCHSHLQDKEELKKDIAIYYGMVSMMDHYIGKILDKLEELGMAEDTIVVFTSDHGHFFGQHGLIAKGPFHYEDMIKIPFIVREPGVVPANKVNDSLQSLVDLTPTLLSKVGIEVPRTMAGKDESSVWNGEKESLRTYVTCENQHTETTVNLRTLVNKRYKITVYYDREHGELYDLEKDPKEFNNLWNDPEYAELKSKMLLEFMWAEMDKVPLWMPRVSLA, encoded by the coding sequence ATGAAAAAGAAAAATATACTTTTAATTACTAGTGATCAACAACATTGGAATACTATAGGAGCATTTAATAAAGAAATAAAAACTCCAAATTTAGATAGATTAGTAAAGGAAGGAACAACATTTTCTAGAGCTTATTGTCCTAATCCTACTTGTACACCAACTAGATGTACTATGATAACAGGACTTTATCCAAGTCAGCATGGAGGTTGGTCATTAGGAACTAAAATGCCAGAGAATACGTTAACTATAGGTGATATTTTACAAGATAATGATTATAGAACTGCATTAGTTGGAAAAGCTCACTTTCAACACAATCTTCAAAACGAGAAGTATCCATCTTTAGAGGCTATGCCAATTCTTCATGATTTAGATTTTTGGAGAAAGTTTGATGAAAAATTTTATGGATTTGAACATATAGAATTAACAAGAAATCATACAGTTGAGTTTTTAGTTGGACAACATTATGCTATTTGGATGGAAGACAATGGTCTTAAGAATTGGAAAGATTATTTCCAACCACCAATAGGAAACTTAGATCCGAATGCAAAGAGATTATGGGATATACCAGAAAAATTCCATTATGATAATTGGATTGCAGAAAGAACAAATTCATTATTAGAACAATATAAGGATAACAATGAAAACTTCTTCTTATGGTCTAGTTTCTTCGATCCGCATCCACCATATTTTGTACCTGAACCTTGGGCTTCTATGTATAGTTCAGATGATATAACATTACCTCATTATCTTGATGGAGAACATACAACTACATCACCAATATTGAAAAAGACCCAAGAAAAAGATCCTGATTTTTCAGAATATTATGAGCCACAAGATAAAAATTGGTTACATGGATGCCATTCACATCTTCAAGATAAAGAAGAATTAAAGAAAGATATTGCCATTTATTATGGTATGGTTAGTATGATGGATCATTATATAGGAAAGATATTAGATAAATTAGAGGAACTTGGAATGGCTGAGGATACTATAGTTGTATTTACAAGCGATCATGGTCATTTCTTTGGACAACATGGATTAATTGCAAAAGGACCATTCCATTATGAAGATATGATAAAAATTCCGTTTATAGTAAGAGAACCAGGAGTTGTACCAGCAAATAAAGTTAACGATTCACTTCAATCACTTGTAGATTTAACGCCTACACTTTTAAGTAAAGTGGGAATAGAAGTTCCAAGAACTATGGCTGGTAAAGATGAAAGTAGTGTATGGAATGGAGAAAAAGAATCATTAAGAACTTATGTAACATGTGAAAATCAGCATACAGAAACTACTGTAAACCTAAGAACATTAGTAAATAAAAGATATAAAATAACAGTATATTATGACAGGGAACACGGAGAACTATATGATTTAGAAAAGGATCCTAAAGAGTTTAATAATCTTTGGAATGATCCAGAATATGCTGAATTAAAATCAAAAATGTTACTAGAGTTTATGTGGGCTGAAATGGATAAGGTTCCACTTTGGATGCCTAGAGTAAGTCTTGCATAA
- a CDS encoding sodium:solute symporter family protein, translated as MPTNFSWMLDGSIVGSYIIITLIVGLFIRKYVNNVDDYLVAGREVDLYAGMASLAATEFGIVTCMSASQLGTKYGFAGATVGVLFAIVMFIVGKTGFCIKPLRRAGVITVPEFFEKKFGPRVRWATGVVIVLGGLLNMGVFLRTAGEFLVCTIGLNPKYLELTMTALLLIVAIYTVMGGMLSVIVTDFMQFVLMSVGLILVTITIVYKVGWGNIINAAFAKNGAGAFNPFVTDGLGWQYVLYTLLSVASTVLTWQTVISRVLAAKNYKVAQKIYTKTSFFYVARSIIPVVWGIAAIAVLTPSQIGGNPLYAMPKMLATVLPTGLIGILIAAMLAADMSTDSSYMLSWASVIYNDILVIIHKNSWEEKKAVLVNRLLVAAIGIFLLFYGLWYPLKSDLWVYMSLTGKIYGASVSTLLIAACYWKKANSWGGFGAIICGAITPIAFLIMQQVPSTVHLAEAVGPFMAGIASFVFAWIGMVVGSTLKSNKINSNKNTSPKEAM; from the coding sequence ATGCCGACGAATTTTTCGTGGATGCTAGATGGTTCTATTGTTGGAAGTTACATCATAATTACATTAATTGTAGGATTATTTATTCGTAAATATGTAAATAATGTTGATGACTACTTGGTAGCAGGAAGAGAAGTTGATTTATATGCAGGAATGGCATCGTTAGCAGCTACAGAATTTGGAATAGTAACATGTATGTCTGCATCTCAACTTGGAACTAAATATGGATTTGCAGGAGCTACAGTTGGTGTTTTATTTGCAATTGTAATGTTTATTGTAGGGAAAACAGGATTTTGTATAAAACCCTTAAGAAGAGCAGGAGTTATTACAGTTCCTGAATTTTTTGAAAAAAAATTTGGTCCTAGAGTGAGATGGGCTACAGGAGTGGTAATTGTACTAGGTGGACTTTTAAATATGGGAGTGTTTTTAAGGACAGCAGGAGAATTTTTAGTTTGTACAATTGGATTAAATCCTAAATATTTAGAATTAACTATGACTGCATTATTGTTAATAGTTGCAATTTATACAGTTATGGGAGGAATGTTATCAGTAATAGTAACAGACTTTATGCAATTTGTATTGATGAGTGTAGGATTAATATTAGTAACTATAACTATTGTGTATAAAGTAGGTTGGGGAAATATAATAAACGCTGCATTTGCTAAAAATGGAGCAGGTGCATTTAATCCATTTGTTACTGATGGATTGGGATGGCAATATGTATTGTATACATTATTATCTGTAGCATCTACAGTATTAACTTGGCAAACAGTAATATCTCGTGTACTTGCAGCTAAAAATTATAAAGTTGCCCAAAAGATATATACTAAAACAAGTTTTTTCTATGTAGCACGTTCTATAATACCTGTAGTTTGGGGTATTGCAGCAATTGCTGTTTTAACACCTAGTCAAATAGGAGGTAATCCCTTATATGCAATGCCTAAAATGCTTGCAACAGTACTTCCAACAGGATTAATTGGTATCTTAATAGCAGCTATGCTTGCAGCAGACATGTCTACTGATTCATCATATATGTTAAGTTGGGCTAGTGTAATTTACAATGATATATTAGTAATAATTCATAAAAATTCTTGGGAAGAAAAGAAAGCTGTGTTAGTTAATAGATTACTTGTAGCAGCTATAGGTATATTCCTATTATTCTACGGTTTATGGTATCCATTAAAATCAGATTTATGGGTATATATGAGTTTAACAGGAAAAATATATGGTGCAAGTGTATCTACTCTTCTCATAGCAGCTTGCTATTGGAAGAAAGCTAACAGTTGGGGTGGCTTTGGAGCAATAATATGTGGCGCAATTACACCTATAGCGTTTTTAATAATGCAACAAGTACCATCAACTGTGCATTTAGCTGAAGCAGTAGGACCATTTATGGCGGGGATAGCATCTTTTGTATTTGCTTGGATTGGAATGGTTGTTGGTTCAACATTGAAAAGTAATAAAATTAATAGCAATAAAAATACATCTCCTAAGGAGGCAATGTAA
- a CDS encoding sulfatase-like hydrolase/transferase, producing the protein MSKKTNIISIITDDQGYWSMGCYGNSDAITPTLDSLANNGIRFENFFCVSPVCSPARASIYTGRIPSQHGIHDWLDEWNNGHTTEEYLKGQSTFVDILAKHGYECAMSGKWHLGVADKPQNGFKYWYSHQKGGGPYYGAPMYKDGELIREERYVTDVMTDYGLDFIEKQRNSQNPFYLSLNYTAPHAPWSPENHPKELLDLYKKCEFNSCPKEGKNDWSIDYIFPKTEDERREVLRGYFAALTSVDNNIKRVIDKLREMNVLEDTLIIFTSDNGMNMGHHGIFGKGNGTSPVNMFDTSVKIPCFITKLGEIKPQVSTDLLSHYDLRPTLLEYLGIEDEVDEGIKLPGKSFAKLLKGKKLERDDNEIVIYDEYGPARMIRTKEWKYVHRYPAGPHELYDLVNDPDEKVNFIDNEEKQDIVKELRYRLKKWFIQYVNPEIDGAQLPVFGGGQAGFAGLWGKDEAVFQRYDSDFVFSCDGKLKND; encoded by the coding sequence ATGAGTAAAAAAACAAACATAATTTCTATAATTACAGATGACCAAGGATATTGGTCAATGGGGTGTTATGGAAATAGTGATGCTATAACGCCTACTTTAGATAGTCTTGCGAATAATGGTATAAGATTTGAAAATTTCTTTTGTGTATCGCCAGTATGTTCACCAGCTAGAGCATCTATTTATACAGGACGTATACCTTCTCAACATGGAATTCATGATTGGCTTGATGAATGGAATAATGGACATACTACCGAAGAATATTTAAAAGGACAATCAACATTTGTAGACATTTTAGCTAAGCATGGCTATGAGTGTGCTATGAGTGGTAAATGGCATTTAGGAGTTGCAGATAAACCACAAAATGGATTTAAATATTGGTATTCACATCAGAAAGGGGGCGGACCTTACTATGGAGCTCCAATGTATAAAGATGGAGAACTTATACGCGAAGAAAGATATGTAACAGATGTTATGACTGACTATGGATTAGATTTTATAGAAAAACAAAGAAATAGTCAAAATCCATTTTATTTAAGTTTAAATTATACAGCACCTCATGCTCCATGGAGTCCTGAAAATCATCCAAAAGAATTATTAGATTTATATAAGAAGTGTGAATTTAATTCTTGTCCTAAAGAAGGAAAAAATGATTGGAGTATAGATTATATATTTCCTAAAACAGAAGATGAAAGAAGAGAAGTGTTAAGAGGATATTTTGCTGCATTGACTTCAGTAGATAATAATATAAAAAGAGTAATAGATAAACTTAGGGAGATGAACGTATTAGAAGATACATTAATTATATTTACGAGTGATAATGGAATGAATATGGGTCATCATGGAATATTTGGAAAAGGTAATGGAACAAGCCCAGTAAATATGTTTGATACTTCTGTAAAGATACCTTGTTTTATTACTAAACTAGGTGAGATTAAGCCACAAGTGTCAACTGATTTGCTTAGTCATTATGATTTAAGGCCTACATTATTAGAGTACTTGGGCATAGAAGATGAAGTTGACGAAGGAATAAAATTACCGGGCAAAAGTTTTGCAAAGTTATTAAAAGGTAAAAAACTTGAAAGAGATGATAATGAAATAGTTATATATGATGAATATGGTCCTGCTAGAATGATAAGAACAAAAGAATGGAAGTATGTTCATAGATATCCGGCTGGTCCTCATGAATTATATGATTTAGTTAATGATCCAGATGAAAAAGTTAATTTTATAGATAATGAAGAAAAACAAGATATTGTAAAAGAATTAAGATATAGACTTAAAAAATGGTTTATACAATATGTTAATCCAGAAATAGATGGAGCTCAGCTTCCTGTGTTCGGTGGAGGGCAAGCAGGATTTGCAGGACTTTGGGGAAAAGATGAAGCAGTTTTTCAAAGATATGATTCTGACTTCGTATTTAGTTGTGATGGAAAATTAAAAAATGATTAG